The following are encoded in a window of Variovorax paradoxus genomic DNA:
- a CDS encoding aspartate/glutamate racemase family protein, protein MVAATQVVGILGGMGPAAGADFVRLFVQACAQQMRARGEPVRDQSFPEHWLAQVPVPDRTGALASGEQGAHQPLEPMLQALGRLAALGSRAVAIACNTAHAWHASLQERFPQVELLHMARETARQLASQGATEVALMATEGTYRVRLYEEALAEAGLGCHVPLADERQTIMRGIFDGVKAGNLPLAERCFSEVALRLAERHGPVTIIMGCTEVPLGLQGSAAVAGLRLVDPAQVLAEALARRAYGTQQLPS, encoded by the coding sequence ATGGTCGCAGCCACACAGGTCGTCGGCATCCTCGGGGGCATGGGCCCCGCGGCGGGCGCCGACTTCGTCCGGCTCTTCGTGCAGGCCTGCGCGCAGCAGATGCGTGCGCGCGGCGAGCCGGTGCGCGACCAGTCCTTTCCCGAACACTGGCTGGCGCAGGTGCCGGTGCCCGACCGCACCGGCGCGCTGGCCTCGGGCGAGCAGGGCGCGCACCAGCCGCTCGAACCGATGCTGCAGGCACTGGGCCGGCTGGCCGCGCTCGGCAGCCGCGCGGTGGCCATCGCCTGCAACACGGCGCATGCCTGGCATGCGAGCCTGCAGGAGCGTTTTCCGCAGGTCGAGCTGTTGCACATGGCACGCGAGACCGCACGGCAACTGGCGTCGCAAGGCGCAACCGAGGTGGCGTTGATGGCCACCGAAGGCACCTACCGCGTGCGCCTGTATGAAGAGGCGCTGGCCGAGGCCGGCCTGGGCTGCCACGTGCCGCTGGCCGACGAGCGCCAGACGATCATGCGCGGCATCTTCGACGGCGTGAAAGCCGGCAACCTGCCGCTGGCCGAGCGCTGCTTCTCCGAGGTCGCGCTGCGGCTGGCCGAACGGCACGGCCCGGTCACGATCATCATGGGCTGCACCGAGGTGCCGCTGGGCCTGCAGGGCTCGGCCGCGGTGGCGGGGCTGCGGCTCGTCGACCCGGCCCAGGTGCTGGCCGAGGCGCTGGCACGGCGGGCCTACGGCACACAGCAACTGCCCAGCTGA
- a CDS encoding transporter substrate-binding domain-containing protein, producing MKLSVLMASLAAAVLFTAPAAQAADTLAKIAESGKITLAYRESSVPFSYLDGPSKPIGFSVELSNAVVEAVKKKLNKPNLQVSLMAVTSQNRIPLITNGTVDLECGSTTNNTARGKDVAFAVNHFYTGTRLLTKKSSKVKDYADLAKKTVASTTGTTNALVMRKYNAEKNLGMDIVLGKDHADAFLLVENDRAVAFAMDDILLFGLIANSKNPADYEVVGESLQVEPYACMLPKDDPAFKKLVDDTFIAMMKSGEFEKLYTKWFMQPIPPKNVPLNLPMSDQLKENLKAFSDKPAT from the coding sequence ATGAAACTCTCCGTTTTGATGGCGTCCCTGGCTGCCGCGGTCCTCTTCACTGCACCGGCCGCACAGGCTGCCGACACGCTCGCCAAGATCGCCGAGTCCGGCAAGATCACGCTCGCGTACCGCGAGTCGTCGGTGCCCTTCAGCTACCTGGACGGCCCGAGCAAGCCGATCGGGTTTTCGGTGGAACTCTCCAACGCCGTGGTCGAGGCGGTGAAGAAGAAGTTGAACAAGCCCAACCTGCAGGTCTCGCTGATGGCGGTCACCTCGCAGAACCGCATCCCGCTGATCACCAACGGCACCGTCGACCTGGAGTGCGGCTCCACCACCAACAACACCGCGCGCGGCAAGGACGTGGCCTTTGCGGTCAACCACTTCTACACGGGCACGCGCCTGCTGACGAAGAAGTCTTCGAAGGTCAAGGACTACGCCGACCTCGCGAAGAAGACCGTGGCCAGCACCACCGGCACCACCAACGCGCTGGTCATGCGCAAGTACAACGCCGAGAAGAACCTGGGCATGGACATCGTGCTCGGCAAGGACCACGCCGACGCGTTCCTGCTGGTCGAGAACGACCGCGCCGTGGCCTTCGCCATGGACGACATCCTGCTGTTCGGCCTCATCGCCAATTCGAAGAACCCGGCCGACTACGAAGTGGTGGGCGAGTCGCTGCAGGTCGAGCCCTACGCCTGCATGCTGCCCAAGGACGACCCGGCCTTCAAGAAGCTGGTGGACGACACCTTCATCGCGATGATGAAGAGCGGCGAGTTCGAGAAGCTCTACACCAAGTGGTTCATGCAGCCGATCCCGCCGAAGAACGTGCCGCTGAACCTGCCGATGAGCGACCAGCTCAAAGAGAACCTCAAGGCCTTCAGCGACAAGCCCGCGACCTGA
- a CDS encoding D-amino acid dehydrogenase — protein MHVCVLGAGIVGLATAWQLERQGHQVTVIDRAAPGAGASGGNGAQLSYSYVQPLADPSIWTQLPKLLFSPTSPLKLRPQLDPLQWRWGLAFLAACNAATSRDTTAQLLALAAASRTGFEAMQADIAPDCDFSATGKLVLYASAASLEGASAQVALQRTLGSEQRIVTPDECVAIEPALADYRGQMAGAVHTPSECAADCLKVCAELMRALSARGVRFMLGADVHGFARSEGRVAAVQTSEGDIQADAFVMALGSASHKLGRALGAYLPVYPLKGYSITVDVDPAPGAAPRVNVTDSARKVVFARIGSRLRVAGMAELVGHDASIPATRIETLADATRAVFPRASRLAELHPWTGMRPATPKGLPIIGRLPHAPSNMLFNTGHGALGFTLAFGSAQRIAQALDAAPSRA, from the coding sequence ATGCATGTGTGCGTGCTCGGCGCCGGCATCGTGGGCCTGGCGACCGCCTGGCAACTCGAGCGCCAGGGCCACCAGGTCACGGTGATCGACCGCGCGGCGCCCGGCGCGGGCGCCAGCGGCGGCAACGGCGCGCAGCTCAGCTACTCGTACGTGCAGCCGCTGGCCGATCCGTCGATCTGGACGCAGCTGCCCAAGCTGCTGTTCTCCCCCACCTCGCCGCTGAAGCTGCGCCCGCAGCTCGACCCGCTGCAATGGCGCTGGGGCCTGGCCTTCCTGGCCGCGTGCAACGCCGCGACCTCGCGTGACACCACCGCGCAGCTGCTGGCACTGGCGGCCGCGAGCCGCACGGGCTTCGAGGCCATGCAGGCCGACATCGCGCCCGACTGCGATTTCTCCGCCACCGGCAAGCTGGTGCTCTATGCGAGCGCAGCGTCGCTCGAAGGGGCGAGCGCACAGGTCGCGCTGCAGCGCACGCTGGGCAGCGAACAACGCATCGTCACGCCCGACGAGTGCGTGGCCATCGAGCCCGCGCTCGCGGACTACCGCGGCCAGATGGCGGGCGCGGTCCACACGCCGAGCGAATGCGCGGCCGACTGCCTCAAGGTGTGCGCCGAGCTGATGCGCGCACTGAGCGCGCGCGGCGTGCGCTTCATGCTCGGCGCCGACGTGCACGGCTTCGCACGAAGCGAAGGTCGCGTGGCGGCCGTGCAGACGAGCGAAGGCGACATCCAAGCCGATGCCTTCGTGATGGCGCTCGGTTCGGCCTCGCACAAGCTCGGTCGTGCGCTCGGCGCCTACCTGCCGGTGTACCCGCTCAAGGGCTACAGCATCACGGTCGATGTCGACCCCGCGCCCGGCGCGGCGCCGCGCGTGAACGTGACCGACAGCGCGCGCAAGGTCGTCTTCGCGCGCATCGGCTCGCGCCTGCGCGTGGCCGGCATGGCCGAGCTCGTGGGGCACGACGCGAGCATTCCGGCCACGCGCATCGAGACGCTGGCCGACGCCACGCGCGCCGTGTTTCCGCGCGCGAGCCGGCTGGCCGAACTGCATCCCTGGACCGGCATGCGCCCCGCCACGCCGAAGGGCCTGCCGATCATCGGACG